A genomic window from Salvia splendens isolate huo1 chromosome 11, SspV2, whole genome shotgun sequence includes:
- the LOC121756469 gene encoding BTB/POZ domain-containing protein At1g21780-like isoform X1 produces the protein MVDTKVETIARLAQWKIESFGPTVPYRRSDPFKIGIWNWHLSVEKSRAIYVRLFPEPSRVAKDQPPIARFVVRVANAARRLYISPVHERLLRTSDDFACLIDINIQGRFVIDVEFLDLKICPLNSQGGEGSSIWPSEETVRNLATQSTLKSLSRMLNDSLLADITINTADGKLHAHRAMLSASSPVFHSMFLHDLREKESSTIEIEDMTSESCTALLSYIYGTINQEDFWKHRLALLGAANKYDIADLKESCEESLLEDINLGNVLERLQEAWLYQLDKLKKGCLTYLLDFGKIYDVREEMNDFFRKADRELVVEIFQDLLAVWKPA, from the exons ATGGTGGATACCAAGGTAGAAACTATAGCACGACTCGCGCAGTGGAAAATCGAGAGCTTCGGCCCTACCGTTCCTTACAGAAGATCCGATCCCTTTAAAATAGGCATATGGAACTG GCATTTATCAGTGGAGAAGAGCCGCGCCATCTACGTCCGCCTCTTCCCCGAACCGTCTCGTGTTGCCAAGGATCAGCCGCCTATTGCTCGCTTCGTCGTCCGTGTCGCCAACGCCGCCCGTCGACTCTATATCTCCCCTG TTCATGAGAGACTACTTCGCACAAGCGATGATTTTGCGTGCCTCATCGATATAAACATCCAAGGTCGTTTTGTTATTGATGTCGAGTTCTTGGACCTTAAGATCTGCCCACTGAAT TCCCAGGGTGGAGAAGGCAGCTCAATATGGCCTAGTGAAGAAACGGTGCGGAATCTGGCAACCCAGAGCACTCTCAAATCCCTCTCCCGCATGCTCAACGACTCCCTTCTCGCCGACATCACCATCAACACAGCAGACGGGAAGCTACACGCCCACAGGGCGATGCTCTCCGCGAGCTCCCCCGTCTTCCACAGCATGTTCCTTCATGACCTCAGGGAGAAAGAGTCTTCAACTATCGAAATTGAAGATATGACATCCGAGTCGTGCACTGCCCTCCTCAGCTACATCTACGGAACTATAAACCAGGAGGACTTCTGGAAGCACCGCCTCGCACTGCTGGGTGCTGCCAACAAGTACGACATCGCGGACTTGAAGGAATCATGCGAGGAGAGTCTTCTCGAAGACATCAACTTGGGGAACGTCCTCGAGAGGCTGCAGGAGGCGTGGCTCTACCAGCTTGACAAACTGAAGAAAGGGTGTCTCACGTATTTGCTCGATTTTGGGAAGATATACGACGTTAGGGAAGAGATGAACGATTTCTTCAGAAAGGCTGATAGGGAGCTTGTGGTGGAGATATTCCAAGACCTGCTTGCAGTTTGGAAACCAGCTTAA
- the LOC121756469 gene encoding BTB/POZ domain-containing protein At1g21780-like isoform X2 produces the protein MVDTKVETIARLAQWKIESFGPTVPYRRSDPFKIGIWNWHLSVEKSRAIYVRLFPEPSRVAKDQPPIARFVVRVANAARRLYISPVHERLLRTSDDFACLIDINIQGRFVIDVEFLDLKICPLNGGEGSSIWPSEETVRNLATQSTLKSLSRMLNDSLLADITINTADGKLHAHRAMLSASSPVFHSMFLHDLREKESSTIEIEDMTSESCTALLSYIYGTINQEDFWKHRLALLGAANKYDIADLKESCEESLLEDINLGNVLERLQEAWLYQLDKLKKGCLTYLLDFGKIYDVREEMNDFFRKADRELVVEIFQDLLAVWKPA, from the exons ATGGTGGATACCAAGGTAGAAACTATAGCACGACTCGCGCAGTGGAAAATCGAGAGCTTCGGCCCTACCGTTCCTTACAGAAGATCCGATCCCTTTAAAATAGGCATATGGAACTG GCATTTATCAGTGGAGAAGAGCCGCGCCATCTACGTCCGCCTCTTCCCCGAACCGTCTCGTGTTGCCAAGGATCAGCCGCCTATTGCTCGCTTCGTCGTCCGTGTCGCCAACGCCGCCCGTCGACTCTATATCTCCCCTG TTCATGAGAGACTACTTCGCACAAGCGATGATTTTGCGTGCCTCATCGATATAAACATCCAAGGTCGTTTTGTTATTGATGTCGAGTTCTTGGACCTTAAGATCTGCCCACTGAAT GGTGGAGAAGGCAGCTCAATATGGCCTAGTGAAGAAACGGTGCGGAATCTGGCAACCCAGAGCACTCTCAAATCCCTCTCCCGCATGCTCAACGACTCCCTTCTCGCCGACATCACCATCAACACAGCAGACGGGAAGCTACACGCCCACAGGGCGATGCTCTCCGCGAGCTCCCCCGTCTTCCACAGCATGTTCCTTCATGACCTCAGGGAGAAAGAGTCTTCAACTATCGAAATTGAAGATATGACATCCGAGTCGTGCACTGCCCTCCTCAGCTACATCTACGGAACTATAAACCAGGAGGACTTCTGGAAGCACCGCCTCGCACTGCTGGGTGCTGCCAACAAGTACGACATCGCGGACTTGAAGGAATCATGCGAGGAGAGTCTTCTCGAAGACATCAACTTGGGGAACGTCCTCGAGAGGCTGCAGGAGGCGTGGCTCTACCAGCTTGACAAACTGAAGAAAGGGTGTCTCACGTATTTGCTCGATTTTGGGAAGATATACGACGTTAGGGAAGAGATGAACGATTTCTTCAGAAAGGCTGATAGGGAGCTTGTGGTGGAGATATTCCAAGACCTGCTTGCAGTTTGGAAACCAGCTTAA
- the LOC121753767 gene encoding TLC domain-containing protein 2, giving the protein MAREGGANRSRKGSEAGAFFMATLVMWSVSVFFEILFNQRSELLPIIFGFAFFQLANAVIRNFVSRDPLFVNTCVSLLHSSITSASVVLILLNQSMEIGVDKMFEHSQLVEDTWRWAYQALCFSCGYFAYDQLDMLLYRLYSGWIPAILVHHLVLLVCFTLALYRNITINYLILTLICELHSVFLHVRKIRRMAGIRNAGSKIVKAEWVFNWLTFVFARCVSHILITVKLVIDASKFDKGVELPLALSGMAGMNLLNVLLGIDLFNAYRKEIRVQKDHNNNHQE; this is encoded by the exons ATGGCGAGGGAAGGCGGTGCGAACAGGAGTCGGAAAGGGAGCGAGGCCGGAGCGTTTTTCATGGCTACCCTGGTGATGTGGAGCGTCTCAGTTTTCTTCGAAATCCTCTTCAATCAGCGCTCGGAGCTACTTCCTATCATCTTCGGCTTCGCTTTTTTCCAGCTCGCCAACGCCGTTATTCGGAACTTCGTCTCACGCGACCCGCTCTTCGTCAACACGTGCGTTTCCCTCCTCCATTCATCCATCACCTCCGCCTCTG TGGTACTGATCTTGCTGAATCAGTCAATGGAGATTGGTGTAGATAAGATGTTTGAACACTCACAATTGGTTGAGGATACTTGGCGATGGGCATATCAAGCTCTGTGTTTTTCGTGCGGTTACTTTGCATATGATCAGTTGGATATGCTGCTCTATCGGTTGTACAGTGGTTGGATCCCCGCAATCCTAGTGCATCACTTAGTGCTCCTAGTTTGCTTCACGCTGGCATTGTATCGGAATATCACCATCAACTATCTTATCCTAACTCTCATATGTGAG CTACATTCAGTCTTTTTGCATGTTCGGAAAATTCGCCGTATGGCTGGTATCCGTAATGCTGGGAGCAAGATTGTGAAGGCTGAATGGGTTTTCAATTGGTTGACATTTGTTTTTGCAAGATGCGTGTCTCACATTCTTATCACAGTCAAGCTGGTCATAGATGCTTCCAAGTTCGATAAGGGCGTGGAGCTCCCACTTGCTCTCTCCGGAATGGCAGGAATGAATTTGCTAAATGTTCTCCTTGGTATCGATCTCTTCAATGCTTACAGAAAAGAGATCAGGGTTCAGAAGGATCATAACAATAATCATCAGGAATAA
- the LOC121754921 gene encoding photosystem II 22 kDa protein, chloroplastic-like: MAQTMLLTANPLLKGEQPLLIQRLKPQSFSEIILSPRINTSPLSSSTTTVALFKSKAKAAPAKKVVVKEKTKVEDGIFGTSGGIGFTKQNELFVGRVAMIGFAASLLGEAITGKGILQQLNLETGIPIYEAEPLLLFFILFTLLGAIGALGDRGRFVDDVPPPGPVIAPGKGFRAALGLGEGPLFGFTKANELFVGRLAQLGIAFSLIGEIITGKGALAQLNIETGVPIGELEPLLLFNIVFFFVAAINPGTGKFVTDEEDD, from the exons ATGGCTCAAACAATGCTGCTCACTGCAAATCCTTTGTTGAAAGGTGAGCAGCCATTGCTGATCCAAAGGCTTAAACCTCAGTCATTTTCAGAGATTATCCTCTCTCCCAGGATTAATACTTCTCCTCTCTCCTCCTCTACTACTACTGTTGCTCTCTTCAAATCCAAAGCCAAAGCTGCTCCTGCTAAGAAG gTAGTGGTGAAGGAGAAGACTAAGGTTGAAGATGGGATTTTTGGGACATCTGGTGGAATTGGTTTCACTAAGCAAAATGAGCTCTTTGTTGGTCGTGTTGCTATGATTGGATTCGCT GCTTCCCTATTGGGAGAGGCTATAACTGGGAAAGGAATCCTTCAACAACTAAACTTGGAAACTGGGATTCCAATCTATGAGGCAGAgcctcttcttcttttcttcatcCTTTTCACCCTTCTTGGAGCTATTGGTGCCTTGGGAGACCGTGGCCGGTTCGTGGACGACGTCCCTCCCCCCGGTCCAGTAATAGCCCCCGGCAAGGGCTTCAGGGCTGCTCTTGGACTCGGAGAAG GTCCTTTATTCGGATTCACCAAGGCCAATGAACTGTTTGTTGGAAGATTGGCTCAACTTGGAATTGCTTTCTCTTTAATTGGAGAAATTATAACCGGAAAAGGAGCTCTTGCACAGTTGAACATTGAGACTGGAGTCCCTATTGGCGAACTCGAACCCCTTTTGTTGTTCAACATAGTGTTCTTCTTCGTTGCTGCAATTAACCCGGGAACGGGAAAGTTTGTCACCGACGAAGAAGATGATTGA
- the LOC121754640 gene encoding protein ALTERED PHOSPHATE STARVATION RESPONSE 1-like → MGCSGSKKDDLPLVSRCRERRDLIRAAANHRYALAAAHVSYFRSLKDVGDALRSFIDDEVVATSASPSPSPLEKLDSESHGCESVHWHDYDEDEDEEEESHLCITDSSTDDDSDPEDHRHHDNHVEKSPSDCSGNVYYMKKSAPPPLPTKTPFPPQPHSSLSDPYWNPTSGYVGDGAYVTIPPAKKTPPPPSPNSPAMEFLNRFDASDVFDGEYVGLISTGDHENALNSISPNSSNVREKGGISKLGEETEHMACRKPFKGKRVTKCTSKSVPLRNGEGSSRSVLLRGSEKRKKSPLALQRSVESVNQSSSMKKKKKKKGAGCELERKSSNAGSSRLSSETVLSNGEARDLRDVVAEIRDNLRLPILSRILYLTVPWLTFMDSSSISSLTFASRSVKMAKLYFENVGKEFGAKFGSLSSTLDKIYAWEKKLYKKVKDEENLQIMYEKQRMKLNIVDEVGAEPTKVYAAEVSAIRLLMELDVCVKEIDVISSRIHKLRDEELQPKTIALIRGMTGLWNTMLGCHQKQCEAISKSKMQNLRVKTGSQKSSITNLEKEVRAWHRHFNDWICFQKLYVESLNGWLQQFHQHEVEATPYIPTPYSPGQLGAPPVFVICNDWHKAMEAISDRRMSNAMNAFTDGLQKLRGKKDEEVHQRLKAEHVLKNYQKLMRTHRIEMQRMKHGLDGSKLDDVKLNLEILKQRLAEERTKHNNAKNLAQTAACCSLQGGLVPIFKELENFTMKALKSHQHIRLPHPILQ, encoded by the exons ATGGGGTGCAGTGGCTCGAAGAAGGACGATCTGCCGCTTGTTTCCCGCTGCCGCGAGCGCCGTGATCTCATACGCGCCGCCGCCAACCATCGCTATGCCCTCGCCGCCGCCCACGTCTCCTATTTTCGCTCACTCAAAGACGTCGGCGATGCTCTGCGGAGTTTCATCGACGACGAAGTGGTAGCCACGTCAGCTTCTCCTTCGCCGTCTCCGTTGGAAAAGCTCGATAGTGAGAGTCATGGTTGTGAATCAGTGCATTGGCATGATTATgacgaagacgaagacgaagagGAGGAGTCGCATTTGTGTATAACGGATTCTTCTACCGACGACGATAGCGATCCAGAAGATCATCGTCATCATGATAATCATGTGGAGAAATCACCGTCTGATTGTTCAGGCAATGTTTACTACATGAAGAAGTCAGCTCCGCCGCCTCTGCCTACGAAAACTCCGTTTCCACCACAACCGCACAGTAGCTTGTCAGATCCTTATTGGAATCCTACATCTGGTTATGTAGGCGATGGTGCGTATGTCACCATCCCTCCGGCGAAAAAGACTCCGCCTCCGCCATCGCCAAATTCGCCGGCAATGGAGTTTCTAAACCGGTTTGATGCCTCTGATGTGTTTGATGGTGAATATGTAGGCTTAATTTCGACTGGAGATCATGAAAATGCTTTGAATTCAATTAGCCCTAATTCGAGCAACGTGAGGGAGAAAGGGGGCATTTCTAAATTGGGGGAAGAAACAGAGCATATGGCCTGTAGAAAGCCTTTCAAGGGAAAGAGAGTCACTAAATGTACTTCAAAATCTGTGCCGTTGCGCAACGGTGAAGGTAGTTCTAGATCAGTGCTTTTACGGGGTAGTGAGAAGAGAAAGAAATCACCACTGGCACTGCAGCGTAGTGTAGAGAGTGTTAATCAATCCAGttcaatgaagaagaagaagaagaagaaaggggcAGGTTGTGAGCTGGAGAGGAAGTCTAGCAATGCTGGTTCTTCAAGGTTGAGTAGTGAAACCGTGTTGTCAAATGGTGAAGCAAGAGACTTGAGGGACGTGGTGGCTGAAATTAGAGATAACTTGAGATTGC CGATTCTGTCACGGATATTGTACCTTACAGTACCATGGCTGACGTTTATGGATTCTTCGTCAATATCGTCCTTGACATTTGCTTCTAGATCAGTGAAGATGGCAAAGTTGTACTTTGAAAACGTTGGAAAGGAATTTGGTGCCAAGTTCGGTAGCCTTTCTTCCACTCTGGACAAGATATATGCTTGGGAGAAGAAGCTTTACAAGAAAGTTAAG GATGAAGAAAACCTTCAGATCATGTATGAGAAGCAAAGGATGAAGCTAAATATCGTGGATGAGGTTGGAGCTGAACCCACCAAGGTTTATGCTGCTGAAGTTTCTGCTATAAGATTGCTAATGGAGCTCGATGTTTGTGTCAAAGAAATTGATGTCATATCAAGTAGGATACACAAGTTAAGGGATGAAGAATTACAACCAAAGACCATTGCATTGATTCGAGG GATGACAGGACTGTGGAACACGATGCTCGGATGCCATCAAAAGCAGTGTGAAGCCATCTCGAAGAGTAAAATGCAAAACCTCAGAGTGAAAACTGGTTCCCAAAAGAGTTCCATCACCAATCTTGAAAAGGAGGTTCGTGCATGGCATCGCCATTTCAATGATTGGATTTGCTTCCAGAAGTTGTATGTCGAATCCCTGAATGGATGGCTTCAGCAGTTTCATCAACACGAAGTAGAAGCAACTCCTTACATCCCCACTCCTTATTCACCGGGACAGCTTGGAGCTCCTCCTGTTTTTGTGATCTGCAACGACTGGCACAAGGCAATGGAGGCCATCTCTGATCGAAGGATGTCAAATGCTATGAACGCCTTCACTGACGGCTTGCAGAAACTACGGGGAAAAAAGGACGAGGAGGTGCATCAACGGCTTAAAGCAGAACATGTTTTGAAGAACTATCAGAAGCTGATGAGAACTCATCGCATAGAGATGCAGAGAATGAAGCATGGTCTTGATGGGTCAAAGCTGGATGATGTGAAGTTGAATTTGGAAATTTTGAAGCAGAGATTGGCAGAGGAGAGAACGAAGCACAACAATGCGAAGAATCTGGCACAGACTGCAGCTTGTTGTAGCTTACAAGGAGGACTAGTTCCTATTTTCAAAGAATTGGAAAACTTCACAATGAAAGCTCtgaaatcacatcaacataTTAGGCTGCCGCATCCAATTTTGCAGTAG
- the LOC121753965 gene encoding UDP-galactose transporter 1-like → MEEGGLCQWSVIRSVLAILQWWSFNVTVIIINKWIFQKLDFKFPLTVSCVHFISSAIGAYLVIKVLKLKPLISVDPEDRWRRIFPMSFIFCINIVLGNVSLRYIPVSFMQTIKSFTPATTVLLQWLIWKKSFDWQIWASLIPIVGGILLTSITELSFNMFGFCAALFGCLATSTKTILAESLLHGYKFDSINTVYYMAPFATMILAVPALLLEGSGVVAWLYTCPSLPSSLIIIFGSGVLAFCLNFSIFYVIHSTTAVTFNVAGNLKVAVAVTCSWLIFRNPISMMNAVGCSITLVGCTFYGYVRHKLSSQSPGTPRTPRTPRSKMELLPLVSDKLDDKV, encoded by the exons ATGGAGGAGGGTGGGTTATGTCAATGGAGTGTAATTCGATCGGTGTTGGCTATTCTTCAATGGTGGAGTTTCAATGTTACtgttatcatcatcaataaaTGGATCTTTCAG aAACTGGACTTTAAGTTTCCATTGACTGTGTCGTGTGTTCACTTTATATCCTCGGCTATTGGTGCATACTTGGTAATTAAAGTGCTAAAACTTAAGCCCCTCATTTCAGTGGATCCAGAAGATCGATGGAGGCGGATTTTTCCTATGTCGTTTATATTTTGCATCAACATAGTGTTGGGGAATGTTAGCCTGAGATACATACCTGTTTCCTTCATGCAAACCATCAAATCTTTCACCCCGGCAACGACAG TGTTATTGCAGTGGCTTATCTGGAAGAAGTCTTTTGACTGGCAAATTTGGGCATCGTTGATTCCCATTGTTGGAGGGATTCTTCTCACGTCCATCACGGAGCTTAGTTTCAACATGTTTGGCTTCTGTGCTGCTTTGTTTGGCTGTCTTGCTACTTCCACAAAAACCATTCTTGCAGAGTCTCTGTTGCATGGTTACAAATTTGATAG TATAAACACAGTGTATTATATGGCCCCATTCGCAACGATGATCTTGGCAGTGCCCGCCTTGTTGCTCGAAGGATCGGGTGTTGTGGCATGGCTCTACACATGCCCTTCTCTTCCCTCATCTCTTATAATCATATTTGGGTCTGGAGTGTTGGCCTTTTGCctcaacttctcaatcttcTACGTCATTCATTCCACCACTGCCGTGACCTTTAATGTTGCCGGAAACCTCAAG GTTGCTGTTGCTGTGACATGTTCGTGGCTGATCTTCCGCAACCCAATCTCAATGATGAACGCTGTCGGATGCTCCATAACCCTCGTCGGATGCACCTTCTACGGGTACGTTAGACACAAGCTCTCGTCCCAATCGCCAGGAACCCCTCGTACGCCCCGGACTCCAAGAAGCAAGATGGAGTTGCTCCCATTAGTAAGTGACAAATTAGATGACAAAGTCTGA
- the LOC121753967 gene encoding uncharacterized protein LOC121753967 gives MPTSDSFLRQLSSKEGWESASRRWSVGGRQSFDAAGDWKQQVENGMKKRVMVVVDQSPHTKHAMMWALSHIANKGDILTLLHIVSHSSSSSHYLPTSLASLCKACKPEVEVEALVIQGPKISTVISQVKKLEVSVLVLGQKQPSSLLSCLCLNSSSEDFVEECIQSLECLTIGVRKQSKTVGGYLISTRWHKNFWLLA, from the exons ATGCCGACTTCAGATTCGTTTCTGCGGCAGCTTAGCAGCAAAGAGGGGTGGGAGTCCGCATCCAGGCGGTGGAGCGTCGGTGGCCGCCAGAGCTTCGACGCCGCCGGCGATTGGAAGCAGCAGGTGGAGAATGGGATGAAGAAGAGAgtaatggtggtggtggatcaATCCCCACACACTAAACACGCAATGATGTGGGCCCTCTCCCACATCGCCAACAAGGGCGACATTCTCACTCTCCTCCACATTGTTTCTcactcctcttcttcttctcactACCTTCCCACCTCCCTCGCCTCTCTCTGCAAGGCCTGCAAGCCTGAG GTTGAAGTGGAAGCATTAGTGATCCAGGGGCCAAAAATTAGTACTGTAATAAGCCAGGTGAAGAAGCTTGAGGTTTCTGTTTTAGTCCTAGGCCAGAAGCAGCCATCTTCTTTGCTCAGCTG CCTGTGTTTGAATAGCAGCTCAGAGGATTTTGTGGAGGAATGCATCCAAAGTTTGGAGTGCTTGACAATAGGAGTGAGGAAGCAGAGCAAAACAGTAGGTGGATACCTCATCAGCACAAGATGGCACAAGAATTTCTGGCTTCTTGCTTAG